In Dietzia sp. ANT_WB102, a genomic segment contains:
- the lspA gene encoding signal peptidase II, with product MTETNGTPPDAPGPTPGTAAPQGASPASTAPHYFRAGPVVMLAVAAVIVTIDQIAKVLAVANLEKAQPVELIGDTVRLVLLRNPGAAFSMGTEFTVVLTVIATVVVAGLIWFSRRVHSRWWAWGLGLILGGAAGNLVDRYFRAPGVLQGHVVDYVSVGWWPVFNVADSCLVAGVIVVAVAVFRNVDVTGSRVSDTLAVEKRAPADG from the coding sequence ATGACGGAGACCAACGGGACGCCGCCCGACGCGCCGGGGCCCACCCCCGGTACCGCGGCGCCACAGGGCGCATCGCCTGCGAGCACCGCGCCCCACTATTTTCGGGCCGGGCCGGTTGTCATGCTGGCGGTCGCTGCGGTGATCGTCACCATTGACCAGATCGCCAAGGTGCTGGCGGTGGCGAATTTGGAGAAGGCGCAGCCCGTCGAGCTCATCGGGGACACGGTTCGTCTGGTCCTGCTGCGCAATCCGGGCGCGGCGTTTTCCATGGGCACGGAATTCACAGTGGTGCTCACCGTCATCGCCACCGTCGTCGTCGCGGGACTGATCTGGTTCTCCCGCCGGGTCCATTCCCGGTGGTGGGCGTGGGGCCTCGGCCTGATCCTGGGCGGCGCGGCCGGCAACCTGGTGGACCGCTACTTCCGCGCACCCGGGGTTCTGCAGGGACACGTCGTGGACTACGTGTCCGTCGGCTGGTGGCCGGTGTTCAACGTGGCCGACTCCTGTCTGGTCGCCGGGGTGATCGTCGTGGCCGTCGCCGTGTTCCGCAATGTCGACGTCACCGGCTCGCGGGTGTCCGACACGCTCGCCGTCGAGAAGAGGGCCCCCGCCGATGGGTGA
- a CDS encoding RluA family pseudouridine synthase, producing the protein MGEVRTFPVPDGLDGMRVDAGVSRLLGISRTAVADLAGEGKVLLDGRTVGKSDKLTGMSWIEVEMPAPRAEPAVVAEPVEGMAVLYSDADIVVVDKPVGVAAHASVGWTGPTVIGGLAAAGYRISTSGPPERKGIVHRLDVGTSGLMVVAASERAYTMLKRAFRDRTVDKTYHALVQGHPDPLSGTIDAPIGRHTSSDWRFAVTSDGKHSITHYDTLEAHQAATLVEVNLETGRTHQIRVHFSALHHPCAGDLTYGADPVLARRLGLERQWLHAVGLGFEHPGTGTRVDFTSTYPDDLQHAIDVLRSA; encoded by the coding sequence ATGGGTGAGGTCCGCACTTTCCCCGTGCCTGACGGGCTCGATGGCATGCGGGTTGACGCCGGTGTCTCCCGCCTCCTGGGCATCTCGCGGACCGCGGTCGCTGATCTGGCAGGCGAGGGAAAGGTTCTGCTCGACGGGCGCACCGTGGGCAAGTCCGACAAGCTCACCGGGATGTCCTGGATCGAGGTGGAGATGCCCGCACCGCGGGCCGAGCCGGCCGTGGTCGCCGAGCCGGTCGAAGGGATGGCGGTCCTGTATTCGGACGCGGACATCGTCGTCGTCGACAAACCGGTCGGTGTCGCTGCGCACGCGTCGGTGGGATGGACCGGTCCCACGGTGATCGGAGGCCTCGCCGCCGCCGGGTATCGCATCTCCACCTCCGGCCCTCCGGAGCGTAAGGGGATCGTCCACCGCCTGGACGTGGGGACCTCCGGCCTGATGGTCGTGGCGGCATCCGAGCGGGCGTACACAATGCTCAAGAGGGCGTTCCGAGACCGGACGGTCGACAAGACCTATCACGCGCTGGTGCAGGGCCACCCCGACCCGTTGTCGGGCACCATCGACGCGCCGATCGGCCGACACACCTCGTCGGACTGGCGGTTCGCCGTGACCTCCGACGGCAAGCACTCGATCACCCATTACGACACGCTCGAGGCGCACCAGGCCGCGACGCTCGTCGAGGTCAACCTCGAGACCGGGCGCACCCACCAGATCCGCGTGCACTTCTCGGCGCTGCACCACCCGTGCGCCGGCGATCTCACCTACGGTGCGGACCCGGTGCTGGCCCGGCGGTTGGGGCTCGAGCGCCAGTGGTTGCACGCGGTGGGGCTCGGGTTCGAGCATCCGGGGACCGGCACGCGGGTGGACTTCACCAGCACCTACCCCGACGATCTCCAGCACGCGATCGACGTCCTGCGTTCGGCGTGA
- the rarD gene encoding EamA family transporter RarD, producing the protein MAAGIAAYTLWGFFPAFFPLLEPAGAVEIVGHRIVWSLVVMAVVLTVLRRWRDLWAVDRFSWARITGAAVFVTANWGVYVYTVNSERVTEAALGYTINPLVSVLLGVIIFRERLNRPQWFAVALAVVAVGVLTAGYGHFPYLSVILALSFGMYGVLKKKLRVDPVIGMTGEVLVIAPFALALLVWLGATGAGTFTTEGVGHSALLATSGLVTVVPLLLFAVAAQRIPLATVGMLQYIVPVLQMAWGLLVVGERLDVVQWVGFALIWVAVIAFTLTGRQPRSARAGVSGTVGDPT; encoded by the coding sequence ATGGCCGCCGGGATCGCCGCGTACACCCTGTGGGGGTTCTTCCCCGCGTTCTTTCCGCTACTCGAGCCGGCCGGAGCCGTCGAGATCGTCGGCCACCGGATCGTGTGGTCCCTCGTCGTCATGGCCGTCGTGCTCACGGTCCTGCGGCGGTGGCGCGACCTGTGGGCAGTCGACCGTTTCTCCTGGGCCCGGATCACTGGTGCCGCGGTGTTCGTCACCGCCAACTGGGGCGTGTACGTGTACACGGTCAATTCGGAGCGGGTCACCGAAGCCGCCCTCGGGTACACGATCAATCCGCTGGTCAGCGTGTTGCTGGGGGTGATCATCTTCCGCGAACGGCTGAACCGCCCACAGTGGTTCGCGGTGGCCCTCGCCGTCGTCGCCGTCGGGGTCCTCACCGCCGGATACGGCCACTTCCCGTACCTGTCCGTCATCCTCGCGCTGAGCTTCGGCATGTACGGCGTGCTGAAGAAGAAACTGCGCGTGGACCCGGTGATCGGGATGACCGGCGAGGTACTGGTGATCGCCCCCTTCGCGCTGGCCCTGCTCGTGTGGCTGGGTGCGACCGGCGCGGGTACGTTCACCACCGAGGGCGTAGGCCATTCAGCTCTGCTGGCGACGTCGGGCCTGGTCACGGTGGTGCCGCTGCTGCTGTTCGCCGTGGCAGCGCAGCGCATCCCCCTGGCGACCGTCGGCATGCTGCAGTACATCGTCCCGGTGCTGCAGATGGCCTGGGGGCTGCTCGTGGTGGGCGAGCGACTCGACGTGGTGCAGTGGGTCGGGTTCGCACTGATCTGGGTCGCGGTGATCGCGTTCACGCTGACCGGCAGGCAGCCACGCTCGGCCCGCGCTGGGGTTTCGGGGACTGTCGGGGATCCGACCTAG